The Budorcas taxicolor isolate Tak-1 chromosome 2, Takin1.1, whole genome shotgun sequence genome window below encodes:
- the PALB2 gene encoding partner and localizer of BRCA2 isoform X3, which produces MLSLLAAGQMEEPPGKTLSCEEKEKLKEKLAFLKREYTKTLARLQRAQRAEKFKNSLRRTVEEQDSSLQQEVSTQLTHTD; this is translated from the exons ATGCTCTCTTTGTTGGCCGCCGGTCAGATGGAAGAGCCTCCTGGGAAGACGCttagctgtgaagagaaggaaaag ttgaaagaaaaattagcatTCCTGAAAAGGGAATACACCAAGACATTGGCCCGCCTTCAA CGTGCCCAAAGAGCTGAGAAGTTTAAAAATTCTCTTAGGAGAACAGTGGAAGAACAAGATTCCTCACTCCAGCAGGAAGTTTCAACACAGCTAACCCACACAG